From Penicillium psychrofluorescens genome assembly, chromosome: 1, one genomic window encodes:
- a CDS encoding uncharacterized protein (ID:PFLUO_000315-T1.cds;~source:funannotate), translating to MSDTYPIGTAAESERLVRSWGFRHVFTWEDGSNSHYSPHSHGGLTTHLIRRGSFTITYPEDNANLRGGEVTKETFGVGARIDVPAGKLHEVWIGDQGCEYVIGE from the exons ATGTCTGACACCTACCCCATCGGTACAGCGGCTGAAAGTGAACGTCTTGTTCGCAGCTGGGGATTCCGACATGTCTTCACCTGGGAAGATGGAAG CAACTCTCATTACTCTCCACATTCGCACGGTGGTCTGACGACGCATCTTATCCGCCGTGGCTCCTTCACAATCACTTACCCTGAAGACAATGCTAATCTTCGTGGGGGGGAGGTCACGAAAGAAACATTCGGTGTGGGAGCTCGGATTGACGTGCCCGCAGGGAAACTACATGAGGTCTGGATTGGAGACCAAGGTTGCGAATACGTCATTGGCGAATAA
- a CDS encoding uncharacterized protein (ID:PFLUO_000311-T1.cds;~source:funannotate) encodes MQSANSGWWTWSSKKKALVLSLVVLIIVALGVGLGVGLGIGLNHHQGKSSGNAPTNSGGNGGGNGGGNGRGNGRGNGGFNTTVKWQPAVGTKWQIELLNPLNDTSVDAPVYDIDMFDNSVMVVSNLHKMGRKVICYFSAGTYENWRPDASDFQSSDFGNRLPDWSGEWWLNTNSENVRKVMKSRLDLAKKKGCDGVDPDNIDAYDNSNGLGLTKADAINYVNFLAKEADVRGLAIGLKNGGDIIDSVIDNMQWCVNEQCAQYNECAMFDSFIQANKPVFHIEYPKSDKINNNNAVTPKQRSAACHAANEKGFSTVIKNMNLDNWVEYCS; translated from the coding sequence ATGCAATCGGCAAATTCAGGATGGTGGACTTGGTCATCTAAGAAGAAAGCACTGGTCTTGTCCTTGGTTGTGCTCATCATAGTAGCGCTTGGTGTGGGTCTGGGAGTCGGGCTTGGGATCGGGCTCAACCATCACCAGGGAAAAAGCAGCGGAAATGCGCCGACCAATAGTGGGGGAAATGGCGGAGGAAATGGCGGAGGAAATGGCAGAGGAAATGGCAGAGGAAACGGCGGATTTAACACCACAGTCAAATGGCAGCCGGCGGTTGGGACCAAATGGCAGATCGAACTACTGAATCCCTTGAACGACACTTCGGTTGATGCACCCGTCTACGACATCGACATGTTCGACAACAGTGTCATGGTCGTATCCAATTTACATAAAATGGGCCGGAAGGTCATTTGTTATTTCTCGGCGGGAACCTATGAGAACTGGCGTCCGGACGCTAGCGATTTCCAGTCCTCTGATTTTGGGAACAGGCTTCCTGACTGGTCCGGCGAGTGGTGGCTAAATACCAACTCGGAAAACGTACGCAAAGTCATGAAGAGTCGACTGGAcctggcaaagaagaaaggctGTGACGGTGTTGATCCGGACAATATCGATGCATACGACAACTCAAACGGACTCGGGCTGACCAAAGCGGACGCCATCAACTACGTCAACTTCCTCGCCAAAGAAGCAGATGTCCGTGGCTTGGCCATAGGCCTTAAGAATGGCGGCGATATCATCGACTCTGTTATCGATAACATGCAGTGGTGCGTGAACGAACAATGTGCCCAATATAATGAATGCGCTATGTTCGACTCGTTCATCCAAGCAAACAAACCTGTCTTTCACATTGAGTATCCCAAGTCCGACAAAATCAATAACAACAACGCCGTGACACCAAAGCAACGGTCAGCGGCCTGCCATGCGGCGAATGAGAAAGGATTCTCCACAGTGATCAAGAACATGAACCTCGATAACTGGGTCGAGTACTGTTCCTAA
- a CDS encoding uncharacterized protein (ID:PFLUO_000312-T1.cds;~source:funannotate), giving the protein MICRSCRTSLRLRLHQQPSVAWTVSSHQFPIARVQLRSYSDSNPPVAAPPHPSEGRQPSVRDATTPSAISSATPGVSQPLSTPEGVHTDAHPEKPTKPAVQRPPSSCPAGTKMNGLNYFKNKPDVFAKEDSEYPDWLWGLLDDSGKQSSKEMGGVDPSTLNKKQRKRFEKKLAARTKTLPPQIPAHHHAGDITPAFYNRDGTPVDTVADATESNQKRSEITKSAREARRKAIKESNFLRGL; this is encoded by the exons ATGATCTGCAGAAGCTGCCGGACGAGTCTGCGCCTTCGGCTGCACCAACAACCCTCCGTGGCTTGGACAGTCTCTTCACACCAATTCCCAATCGCTCGTGTCCAACTTCGATCATACAGTGATTCTAATCCTCCCGTCGCCGCTCCCCCACATCCCTCCGAGGGGCGTCAACCTTCAGTCCGAGATGCCACCACTCCGTCCGCCATCTCGTCCGCTACTCCTGGAGTTTCCCAACCCTTGAGCACCCCTGAAGGTGTCCACACTGACGCTCATCCCGAAAAGCCCACAAAACCTGCTGTGCAACGCCCACCTAGCAGCTGTCCGGCAGGGACCAAGATGAACGGTCTCAACTATTTCAAGAATAAGCCCGATGTCTTTGCAAAGGAGGACTCTGAATATCCCGACTGGCTGTGGGGTCTTCTGGATGATTCGGGCAAGCAATCTAGCAAGGAAATGGGCGGCGTTGACCCGAGCA CTTTGAATAAGAAGCAGCGCAAACGCTTTGAGAAAAAGCTTGCAGCGCGCACCAAAACCCTGCCCCCTCAAATCCCCGCTCATCACCATGCAGGCGATATCACTCCCGCCTTCTACAACCGTGACGGCACTCCTGTGGACACTGTCGCCGATGCCACCGAGAGCAATCAGAAGCGTTCGGAGATCACGAAAAGCGCGAGAGAAGCCAGACGGAAGGCCATTAAGGAGTCCAACTTTTTGCGTGGGCTGTAA
- a CDS encoding uncharacterized protein (ID:PFLUO_000314-T1.cds;~source:funannotate), with amino-acid sequence MEKVEGLVNRARHLTLHEGKGRPSVDSFHSSVDSHLEKIHSVVSRSAPNAHYFLTTIQRDSPGAGAEIKATTDPLASADAFRSYMKDANSNAQGPAKELDLTAPISDYFISSSHNTYLTGNQLYSDAAASAYTTVLLRGCRSVEIDVWDGELETPGSNAGETNSSNSDSSDDEKGGLKAAIREKVKSKRNSLREPTKSKSEAPRQKNDKDSQQLARENSSTSQVPIRGEPRVLHGHTLTKGTTFREICYAIRDSAFVDNDLPIIVSFEVHACLEQQRIMVDIMKEAWKGLLVELPPESEQQKPPTLGDLKRKILIKTKTVPQTNIAKAPVGEKSPQTLQQTDEKSANLQPQKPSTVLEALSEMAIYTRAYHFSNFDQPEAKVPFHIFSLSEKAARDAHVNHREALFAHNRSNLMRIYPFALRVSSSNPDPPFYWRRGAQLIALNWQNLDKGMMLNNGMFSGTHGWELKPPGYRSTEPSSTVAKRQTLDLAIEVFAAQDLALPPGDHREKGFRPYLNCQLHVEEPDSEVATDQDDISSDSEKTSYKRCTNSASGINPDFGAQKLVFPTVTGIVEELSFIRFKIKDDEIGRDELAGWTCIRLDRLQEGYRLVHLCDCTGEKTGGVLLVNITKRFS; translated from the exons ATGGAGAAAGTAGAAGGACTTGTCAACCGAGCTCGCCATCTTACGCTCCATGAGGGCAAGGGCAGACCCTCTGTCGACTCATTCCACTCTTCAGTGGACTCGCACCTGGAAAAAATCCACAGTGTAGTTTCCAGGTCCGCCCCGAATGCGCACTACTTTCTCACCACCATTCAACGTGACTCACCGGGTGCCGGTGCCGAGATTAAAGCAACTACAGACCCTCTGGCATCGGCAGATGCTTTCCGTTCATATATGAAAGATGCCAACTCAAATGCACAGGGGCCCGCAAAGGAGCTGGATCTCACTGCACCTATCTCTGATTATTTTATCTCCTCGAGTCATAACACGTACTTGACCGGTAATCAGCTATACAGTGATGCTGCGGCCAGTGCATACACAACT GTGCTTCTGCGGGGTTGCCGCTCGGTTGAGATTGATGTCTGGGATGGAGAGCTTGAAACCCCTGGGTCAAATGCAGGGGAGACGAACAGTTCCAACAGTGACTCCAGTGATGATGAAAAAGGAGGCCTCAAAGCTGCAATCAGGGAAAAAGTCAAATCTAAGAGAAACTCACTGAGAGAGCCCACCAAATCGAAGTCAGAAGCCCCGCGTCAAAAGAACGACAAAGATTCTCAGCAATTAGCAAGGGAAAACTCATCGACTAGTCAAGTTCCAATTCGAGGGGAGCCTCGAGTGCTACATGGACATACCCTGACTAAAGGCACTACCTTTCGCGAGATTTGCTATGCGATCCGCGACAGCGCCTTTGTTGACAACGACCTTCCTATCATAGTCAGCTTTGAAGTTCATGCTTGTTTGGAACAGCAGCGGATTATGGTGGACATTATGAAAGAGGCCTGGAAAGGGTTGCTGGTAGAACTTCCGCCAGAATCAGAGCAGCAGAAGCCTCCTACCTTGGGAGATCTCAAGAGGAAAATCTTAATCAAAACGAAGACGGTTCCCCAGACCAATATCGCAAAGGCGCCCGTGGGAGAGAAATCTCCCCAGACTTTGCAACAAACAGATGAGAAGTCCGCCAATTTGCAGCCTCAGAAGCCTTCCACAGTCCTCGAGGCTCTGAGTGAAATGGCCATCTATACCAGGGCATATCATTTTAGTAATTTCGATCAGCCAG AGGCGAAAGTCCCATTCCATATCTTTTCGCTGTCCGAGAAGGCGGCCCGCGATGCACACGTCAACCATCGTGAAGCTCTATTCGCCCATAATCGCTCCAACCTGATGCGTATCTACCCCTTCGCACTGCGcgtttcctcttccaacCCCGACCCACCATTTTACTGGCGACGGGGAGCCCAATTGATAGCTCTGAACTGGCAGAACCTGGATAAAGGCATGATGCTCAACAATGGTATGTTCAGCGGAACCCATGGTTGGGAACTGAAGCCCCCTGGCTACCGAAGCACCGAGCCTTCTTCTACTGTTGCTAAAAGGCAAACACTTGACCTGGCCATCGAAGTTTTCGCAGCCCAAGACTTAGCCTTGCCACCTGGTGATCACCGGGAGAAAGGATTCCGACCCTATCTGAACTGCCAATTGCATGTCGAAGAGCCGGACAGTGAAGTTGCCACGGACCAGGACGATATCAGTTCCGACTCGGAGAAGACCAGCTACAAACGATGCACCAATAGTGCGTCAGGTATTAATCCGGATTTCGGGGCTCAAAAGCTCGTTTTCCCAACAGTGACGGGCATTGTGGAGGAATTGAGCTTTATTCG GTTCAAAATCAAGGACGATGAGATAGGTCGTGACGaactggctggctggactTGCATCCGACTCGATCGGCTGCAGGAAGGCTATCGGTTGGTTCACCTTTGCGACTGCACCGGGGAGAAGACCGGTGGAgtgctgctggtcaacatcaCGAAGCGCTTCTCTTAG
- a CDS encoding uncharacterized protein (ID:PFLUO_000313-T1.cds;~source:funannotate) translates to MADSEPVHFFDIFSDLPGASKSWSPNTLKTRMVLNFKGIPYTQSWTSYPDIEPLMKGLAVSPNEVGMPYTLPAIIHKPSVQSNPNGAMMDSRPIAVHLDKAFPSRPLFPSGDASYALSIAVEKAIGGLRPVMMPLIFPRVPEHLDPRSEEYFTRTRSKLFGKPLAEMRPTDQESIQALWQILETESKFFITMLKGREGKTGPFFEGDKPGYADMVLICWIAFFHRFDLDAWEVIMSQGDGELKALWDACLPWMEGQGEEKDWPIPQ, encoded by the exons atggctgaTTCTGAACCCGTTCACTTCTTCGATATCTTCTCCGATTTGCCAG GCGCATCCAAGTCATGGTCTCCAAATACCCTCAAGACCAGAATGGTCCTCAACTTCAAGGGCATTCCCTATACGCAGAGCTGGACCTCATATCCTGATATCGAACCGCTCATGAAGGGATTAGCTGTTTCGCCAAATGAGGTCGGCATGCCATACACGCTGCCTGCGATTATTCACAAGCCCTCCGTGCAATCCAATCCCAACGGGGCTATGATGGACTCGAGGCCCATCGCAGTTCATCTGGACAAGGCTTTCCCATCGCGGCCGCTCTTCCCATCGGGCGACGCTAGCTATGCGCTTTCGATTGCCGTTGAGAAGGCTATTGGCGGGTTGAGGCCAGTAATGATGCCGCTCATTTTTCCTCGAGTGCCGGAGCATTTGGATCCTAGAAGTGAGGAGTACTTTACTCGCACACGCTCTAAGCTCTTTGGAAAGCCTCTTGCCGAGATGCGACCCACGGACCAGGAGAGCATACAAGCTCTGTGGCAGATCCTTGAGACGGAATCCAAGTTCTTCATCACAATGTTGAAGGGCAGAGAAGGGAAAACTGGACCGTTCTTCGAGGGTGACAAGCCCGGCTACGCGGACATGGTCCTCATTTGCTGGATCGCCTTTTTCCATCGATTTGATCTGGACGCTTGGGAAGTTATCATGTCTCAGGGAGATGGGGAGCTAAAAGCGCTTTGGGACGCTTGTTTGCCGTGGATGGAGGGCCAAGGCGAGGAAAAGGACTGGCCGATCCCGCAGTAG